The Staphylococcus saprophyticus subsp. saprophyticus ATCC 15305 = NCTC 7292 genome contains the following window.
ATTAGGTGGATTCTATGATTTATATAATGCATTACAGAATCAACCATTATTAGGCGCGTCGTTAGGTGCAATTATGAGTACTTTATTTGCAATCGCACTGCTTGCGTCAGGTCAAAATTCTACAATAACTGGAACAATGGCAGGTCAAATCGTCATGGAAGGTTTTATAAATTTAAAAATACCAAATTGGTTACGAAGATTGATTACACGTTTAATTGCGATATTACCTATCATTATCTGTTTAATCGTCTTTAATAGTAATGAAGCAAAAATGGAACAATTATTAGTATTTTCACAAGTATTTTTAAGTTTAGCTTTACCATTTTCACTCATTCCACTTCAATTATCAACGAATGACAAACGTTTAATGGGACAATTTAAAAATAAATTATGGGTAAATATCATATCATGGTGTTTAATCATTATACTTAGCATTCTAAATATTTACCTAATTATTCAAACATTCCAAGAGTTATAATATATAGCATTATTGTATATAACTAAAATGAATATTTTATGTAAAAGATAAACATAAAAAAGATGAGCGAGGTACACTTTATGTCCTCGCTCATCTTTTTTATTAAGCATCGTCTCTTATTACGATTTATCTTGTTGATCTTTTTCAGTTTCATGAGACGTCATCTTTTTGCGTTCTTCAAAATTTTGTCTGCGTTGACTAACTGCGCTCGGCTGTTGTTTGCGTCTTTCTTTTTCGCGTTTCTTACGTTCTTTCTTCTCTTGCTTAACACGCATTTTTTCTTCAGCTTTTTCTTGTTTTAATCGCGCCGCTTCTTCGGCCTCAGCTTGTTGTCGACGTTGTTGTTCTTCATACTCAGCTTGTTGACGACGTTGCTCCGCTTCATGTTCTTCTTGTCTACGTTGTGCTGCAGCTGCTTCATCTTCTTGGTTATGCTTAGATACGTATTCACCAGATTCATCATACACATCACTCACATTACCAAAATCATCTTCCACATTTTGCGCATCTGCTTGCGTCTCATTTTGTTTTTTCTGCTTATAGTTGTATTTTTCTTGTCTTGATAGAACTTGAGGTTCCTCTTCAGTCGCATCATTTTTACCATTTACTTTATTAGCAACTTCAGATGAATAGCCCCCTCTTCTTAACGAATCATCATTAGTAGGTTGTTCAACATCAGCAGTTTGTTGTTTCTCATAATATTGAGGTTGTGGTTCTGGTTCTGACGGTTGATCATAATCAGAATAATGACCTCTATAACCTTCAGTATAATATGCAGGTACTGTTTCTACTTTGTCTTTTCGAGCAAACATCATGATTGCAACGATTAAAAATAGAATTGGTATGATAAGTGGTACAAATAATAATACGAGCGGTAATGTTATAACCGTAGCCAATAAAAATAAGAACCCTGATAAGATTCTAATATTCATAGATATCAGTGCTAAGAATGATAACAGTAAACATACGATAAAGTATACAATGACTGCCCATACACCATTTTGTAGCCAAATAACAAATTGTGTCGTATTCAAACTATTATTTGCTAGAATTTGTTGAACAAAGTCATTACCATTTAGCGTTGTTTCTAAATTTTGTATTGATGTTTCACTACTAAAAGATACTAGTGCAATAAACATCGTAATTACGGTTAGTAGTAATAAGAATACCCAACTTAACCAACCTAATACTTTTTCTGCTAGTCGACTCACTGGTCGTCTAACTTGAGTATATTGCTCTCCTGACATATTTTTACAACTCCTTATATTGCTTGTCAAACTATTATAGCGAATTAATGGCAAAATAACTACTAACTACGCCTTATTTCAAGGAGATTTTAAAATTTAAAAATCGCTCATTATATTCGCTTAATGTTTCTTTACCTAAATCTTTATAAACTTCCAGTCTGTTTTGGTCTTGCTGTGTAGGATAAAAACGCTTATCATTTTTAACTTCATCTGGTAATTTCTCTCTTGCTGCTTTATTAGGTGTAGCATAACCAACCCATTCAGTATTTTGCTTGCTAATTTCTTCGTCTAATAGAAAGTTCATAAATTTATAGGCGCCCGCTTTATTTTGTGCTGTCTTAGGCATCACCATATTATCGAACCAAAGATTAGATCCTTCTTTCGGTACAACATAGTTAAATTCATCACTACCTTGTACCATAGGTGCTGCTACGCCACTCCATACAACCGCAACATTTGCTTCATGTTGCTCTAACATCATCGTTATTTCATCACCTACAACACCTTTAACATTGGGTCCTAGGTGTGATAATGTTTTTTCAGCTTCTGCTAAATGTTGTGAATTTGTATCATTTAAACTGTAGCCTAATTTATTCAAGGCTAAACCTATGGCTTCTCTAGCACCATCAACCAAGAGTACATCATTGTTATACTTTTTATCATATAGTTGCTTCCAAGAATCGAAATGATCATTCGGATAAGCTTTTTTATTATAAAGAATTCCTACTGTGCCAAAGAAATAAGGAACAGAGTATCGATTACCTTGATCAAATGACATATTCATATAATCTGAATCTAAATTCTTCATATTTGGTATTTTCTCATGATTTAGCGGCAATAACAAATTCTCTTTTTTTAATTTTTGAACAGTATATTCACTTGGAAAAGCAACATCATAATTTGTGCCACCATTCCGTATTTTTGCTTCCATTGCTTCATTAGAATCAAATGTTTCATAAACTACTTCAATACCCGTTTCTTTTTGGAATTTTTTTATCAAACTAGGATCGATATACTCTCCCCAGTTATAGACATATATTTTTTCACCACTCGCAGAATGGTCTTTAGATGTGAACTTTTGACTTATAAGTAAACAAATCACGCCAACAACAATTGAAATTATAATTAATTGTAAAAATCGTTTCATTGTTGCACACCTCTTTTGCTATGTTTTTTGTGTTTTAGCGTGTTCTGAATTAAATAATAAGCTAATATACCCAGCATGATAACTAAGAATAATATAGTAGAAATCGCATTAATTTCCATACTTATTCCTTTTCTTGCCATGGCGTATACTTCTACAGATAGTACACTAAAACCATTACCAGTAACAAAGAAACTTACTGTGAAGTCATCAAGTGAATAGGTAAGCGCCATAAAAAAACCACCAATAACTGCGGGCATTAAATGAGGTAACATGACTTTGTTTAATACTTGCAATTCAGTCGCTCCAAGATCACGTGCTGCATTTAATGTATGATCATTCATTTCATATAATTTAGGCAATACAATAATCACAACAATTGGTATACAAAATGCAATGTGAGAAATGAGCACCGTTAAAAATCCTAAACCTAAACCAGTAAAATGGCCAATGGCTGTAAACATAATCAAAAACGAAGCACCAATCACTACATCAGAAGATACCATTAATACATTATTGAGCGTCAACAATGAAACTTTTAATTTTTTATTTCGCAAATGGTATAAACCAATTGCTCCCATTGTACCGATCACAGTAGCAAAAGCCGCCGCTAACAAGGCAACAGCAATCGTATTAAATATAACTGACATTAGACGATCATTACTAAACAAGGATTGATAATGTTCCAAAGTGAAATGCTCAAAATGAATCATATTCCCAGCAGAATTAAATGAATATACCATTAAAAATAAAATTGGAATATACAATATTGCAATTAATATACCAAGGTATAATTTACCGTACCATTTCATATGACTCACCCTTTTCCATTTGTAGATTTAGTATTCGTAATGATTAACACTAACGCCATAAAGAGAATCAAACATAATGCTATAGTGGAACCCATGCCGTAGTTTTGAATCACTAGAAATTGTTCCTCTATCGCAGTTCCTATGTTAATCACTTTATTTCCAGCAATTAACCTTGTTATCATAAATAACGATAATGCTGGAATAAATGTCACTTGAACCCCTGTTAACACACCTTGTTTTGTAAGTGGTAAGATGATTTTTCGGAAAGTCGTAAACGGACTAGCACCTAAATCACTAGAGGCTTGTAAAATGTTATTAGGGATGTCTTTCATACTATTGAAAATGGGTAAAATCATAAATGGTATATAAATATAACTGGCAACAAGTATAAATGCAGGTACAGTAAATAATAAATCCATTTTAGGTAAATGTAATAAATTTAACATTTGATTGATAACACCATCATGACTCAATAACCCTATAAATGCATAGGTCTTTAGAAGTAAATTAATCCAAGTTGGAATAATGAGTATCATTAACCATAAATTTTGATATTTTGAATTTCGTATAAAATAAGCAGCTGGATAACTAATGAACAATGTAATGATAGTAATGACAGCTGCAAAAATAACTGAATCCCAAATCATGCTAAAGTATTTCCACGAAAACATTTGTTTATAATTTTCAAAACTGAAATGACCCTGAATATCAAATAGTGAAAAATAAACAAGTAATAACACAGGTACAATAATAAATAATATCATCCATAATACATATGGGATAAAGAGAAATCGATTCAGTTTACGCATTGTCTTGTTCCTCGTAACTTTCAATTCGTTTATCAAATT
Protein-coding sequences here:
- the auxB gene encoding lipoteichoic acid stability factor AuxB — protein: MSGEQYTQVRRPVSRLAEKVLGWLSWVFLLLLTVITMFIALVSFSSETSIQNLETTLNGNDFVQQILANNSLNTTQFVIWLQNGVWAVIVYFIVCLLLSFLALISMNIRILSGFLFLLATVITLPLVLLFVPLIIPILFLIVAIMMFARKDKVETVPAYYTEGYRGHYSDYDQPSEPEPQPQYYEKQQTADVEQPTNDDSLRRGGYSSEVANKVNGKNDATEEEPQVLSRQEKYNYKQKKQNETQADAQNVEDDFGNVSDVYDESGEYVSKHNQEDEAAAAQRRQEEHEAEQRRQQAEYEEQQRRQQAEAEEAARLKQEKAEEKMRVKQEKKERKKREKERRKQQPSAVSQRRQNFEERKKMTSHETEKDQQDKS
- a CDS encoding ABC transporter substrate-binding protein; this encodes MKRFLQLIIISIVVGVICLLISQKFTSKDHSASGEKIYVYNWGEYIDPSLIKKFQKETGIEVVYETFDSNEAMEAKIRNGGTNYDVAFPSEYTVQKLKKENLLLPLNHEKIPNMKNLDSDYMNMSFDQGNRYSVPYFFGTVGILYNKKAYPNDHFDSWKQLYDKKYNNDVLLVDGAREAIGLALNKLGYSLNDTNSQHLAEAEKTLSHLGPNVKGVVGDEITMMLEQHEANVAVVWSGVAAPMVQGSDEFNYVVPKEGSNLWFDNMVMPKTAQNKAGAYKFMNFLLDEEISKQNTEWVGYATPNKAAREKLPDEVKNDKRFYPTQQDQNRLEVYKDLGKETLSEYNERFLNFKISLK
- a CDS encoding ABC transporter permease, translating into MKWYGKLYLGILIAILYIPILFLMVYSFNSAGNMIHFEHFTLEHYQSLFSNDRLMSVIFNTIAVALLAAAFATVIGTMGAIGLYHLRNKKLKVSLLTLNNVLMVSSDVVIGASFLIMFTAIGHFTGLGLGFLTVLISHIAFCIPIVVIIVLPKLYEMNDHTLNAARDLGATELQVLNKVMLPHLMPAVIGGFFMALTYSLDDFTVSFFVTGNGFSVLSVEVYAMARKGISMEINAISTILFLVIMLGILAYYLIQNTLKHKKHSKRGVQQ
- a CDS encoding ABC transporter permease, giving the protein MRKLNRFLFIPYVLWMILFIIVPVLLLVYFSLFDIQGHFSFENYKQMFSWKYFSMIWDSVIFAAVITIITLFISYPAAYFIRNSKYQNLWLMILIIPTWINLLLKTYAFIGLLSHDGVINQMLNLLHLPKMDLLFTVPAFILVASYIYIPFMILPIFNSMKDIPNNILQASSDLGASPFTTFRKIILPLTKQGVLTGVQVTFIPALSLFMITRLIAGNKVINIGTAIEEQFLVIQNYGMGSTIALCLILFMALVLIITNTKSTNGKG